CTCGTGGCAGCGGTAGGCAATGGCTGGAGATTATGGAGACTGCACACAGGCTAGGCGTGAAAACGACCGCAACCATGGTATATGGACATATAGAAAGCAGCATGGACAAGGCAAGGCACCTTATATCGATAAGAAACCTGCAAAAGAAATACCACGGCTTTTTATCCTTTACACCGTGGAATATGGAACCTGATAATACCGAGCTGCAGAAAGAGGGTATACTAAAATACAGGGCAGGTGCAGAGGATGTGATAAGGAACATAGCTATATCAAGGATAGTCTTCAATTACGATCTTCCAATAATCCAAAGCTCATGGCTAACGAACGGTGTAGAAATGGGCCAGCTTGCCATACTTTATGGAGCAAACGACTGGGGAGGCACCATATACGATGAGAAAGTTATACCAGCTACTGGAAAGCGAGTCGGGAACCTAAGGAAGGAGATCATAATTAGGAGCATAAAGGACCTCGGCATGGTACCAGTAGAGAGGGACAACCTTTACAGAGAAATTGCTGTATATGAATAAACCTGAAAATTTTGAAGAAGCTATAGAGATAAAGAGGGATCCTGAGGATTTCTCGGTCGAAGAGATCGCTGACATAGAGCCAGATCCTAATGGCAAGTACACTATAATAAAGGCCAGAGTAAGGGACTGGGATACCAACAGAATAGCGGCGGAGATAGCTAGACGGCTCCACATGAGCAGGAAAAGGGTCACCTTCGCCGGGACAAAAGATAAGAGGGCCGTTAAATTGCAATACTTCTGCATAAATAGTGCGGATGTAGATGTTGCTTCTCTGTCCGGCATAAAGGATTTTGAAGTAATCGAAAGTTTCAAGTCAAGCCATTACCTCACCCTCGGAGACCTCATTGCAAACCATTTTAAAATTAGATTTTATGGCATCGATCCGGAAATGTTTAGGGAAAGATACGTTCACATTATTTCGAAAGGTGGCTTTCCCAACTTCTTTGGAGATCAGCGTTTCGGATCTAGGAGGAGAAATACCCATGAGATCGGAAAGCTAATCATAAAGGGAGAATACGAAGAAGCTGTCAAAAAATACATATATGATGAAAAATACGATAAAGAATCTTATAGGAAGCATTTCATTGATACACTGGATTATAAAACTGCACTCGAAAGGTTTCCCCATTCGCTGTCCTTTGAGAGATCATTAATCGGATACTACGCCAGGAACGGCACGTTTAAAGGGGCCTTCGACTCTCTGCCAAAAAACCTTACAATAATGTTTGTACACGCCTACCAATCGTATCTATTTAATAGGATACTAGACGAAAGATTGAAGATCTACGGCTTAAACGCAGTGCTTCCTGGGGATATAGCATTTCCTGTTGATGCCTATTTTAATCCTGACAAAAGCAAACCCATAGAAGTAAACAGCTACAACAGGGAGAAGATCTCTAAATTAGTTTCGAGCGACAAGATAAGGATATCGCTTCCCATATTCGGATATAAGACCTGGATCGACAATAGCGATTTCGGTGACGTCGAATATGGAATATTGAAGGAGGAAGGAATATCCCAAGATGACTTCAAGAACAAGGACTTCGCATATCTGTCCTCAAGCGGAGATAGGAGGATAATATCAGCAAAGCCAATAAACTTTTCACTGGAAAATAACGTAGTTGAATTCACGTTAGGCAAAGGGATTTACGCTACAGTCTTTCTTTCATCAATTGGCAGGTTAAAAGAAAATGTATACTCAGACAGCGAAGCAGAACTTTAAGAGATAAAAACGGTGATCTAAATAGGCTTAGAAACAACATCAAACCTTTTTTCATTCCGGAGGAAGCTTATGAAACCCAGCAATCCGCCTACTATTTCGAGAGGCGATATAACAAATATGTACAGGAAAACCAAAACTAACTGATCCATAAACCTGTGCTTATAGTCCCCGCAGATCTCCTTGTTTATCTTCAAGCCTGATAAATAAAACCATATCCAGAAAGAAAGGGTAAAAGCCCATAGACCTAGAACCTCATCATTTATGATGGGCATTTTCATGACACCTAATATGTGAAGGAGTAGCAATATGGGCACAACGTTCTGAATAACCATGCCAACCCAAAATATGATGCTGTATATCATGAATGCCCTATACCTCAATGGAACGTTTCCAAAGAAGCTTAAGTTTGATACGTTTAAGAACCACCTTTTTCTCTGCCTGAGCATGTCCCGGATTGTTGACGGCGAAGACCCATAGGTAACTGCCGGCATAAATGAAGATCTTCCTGGATACATGTATGCAAATCTGAGCGCAAAGTAACTGTCATCGGCGATTGCCCTGTTGCCGTTATCCCATCCGACTGATTCCTCAATGTCAGAACGCACTAGCATGTTTTCACCATGAAGCCCGATGAGCGGCATCTTAACAACGTTTGTGAAAAAGTAGAACCTAGTTAGATCGTCTGTTGGCCTCATTGAATCTGCAAACCTTGTAATAATGCTCTTCGTCAGATAGTGGGGAAACGAGAGTATCCCCTGTGCAAGATAGTACTCACTTCCGTGCAAGAATATGTGTTCGGCTATGGCGGCCACAGTATCGGGGCCGATTGAGGTATCATCATCCAAATGGTATATCCACGTCCTATTATTTACCAGGCCCCTCTCCCTCAAATACTCGATTGCGTACTGATTCGCCCTTGACTTTGCAAGTGAATCGTTCTTGGTCTTGTATGATGCTGGCACCTCGATTATATTTATCCTCGGATTTTTTCCGTACTTATTTTTTAGGTAGTATTTGCCTTCAGAACTTTCCTCGATAACTATGTTAAGCAACCAGTTTTCAAGGTTTTTAGGCGCATTCATGATGACAGAGGATATTACACGTTCTAGCGCATTGAGCAAGTCCCTTCTTGCTATGCTCGGCACCTGGAATATAACAGTATCGTTAATCTTGCCAGAGAACATTGAGAGTCTAACATCCCTGCTTTTGTATGCGCCAGCCAGTGCGATGATTATTACAGGCAGGCCCATAAACCAAAGAGCTTCTATAGCGTATGTGATCGGGCTGGAACCCCCCGATACTACAGTAAACCCGACAGGGATCAAAAATACAAGGATTATAGGTATCTGCCAAAACGTGAGGCCAAGATTTAGCACAGGAGTACGTACTGTTTGCATTTAATGACGATCTGGTTTTCATTATATAAATTTTGGTTTAATATGGATGCTTTCCGAAAAATGAGGAGTATCGAGAATACCATCTTGGCGTATTTCTTATTTTTTGAGCTCCTCGACTATTTTCGGGACTATTGCGAATATGTCTCCGACTATTCCATAATCGCACTCCTGGAAAATCGGTGCGTTCTTATCTTTGTTAATTGCAATAACAGTCTTAGAGTTCCTCATACCGGCAATGTGCTGTATTTGTCCAGATATGCCTAGTGCGATGTACAGTTTGGGAGAAACCTTCTTCCCAGATAGCCCTACCTGCCTGTCTTCACTTAACCAGCCGTAATCCATGCAGACCGGACGGGATCCGGCGAGCTCGCCTTTAACGGCATTTACCAAAGGCTCTATCTTTGATATATTCTCCTTGCTGCCTATGCCCCTGCCGACCGATACAATTATTTTTGCGTCTTCTAGCCGCACGCCTCCTGCATTCTTCGGAACTACTTTGTTGACTCGTACTTTGCTTGGTTTTATAGGCAGATCCTTTTCCTCAGGCTTGCTTTCAAATTCCTTGGCCTCTATTACTCCAGGGGCAACAGTAAATACCTTTGCATCGCTTTCTTCTTCTATAACTGTCTTTCCACCGTAGAAGAACCTCTTTGTCTTTGCTTTCCCATTAGAAAATTCCAGCGAGAATATTTCAGTAGCTGCGTAATAACCAGTTTTGCCGGCTATATAACCAGCAACTTCTCTGCCAAATTCCGTTGATCCTGCTACAATGATATCGTAGTTTCCCATGATCTCTAGTATTCCATCAGCTACCGCATCATAAGGAGTGCCTTTCTTTACAGTATATAGGGTTGATGCACCTACTCCGCTAACTCTTCCTTCACCAACGTAAACTGCATCATATTCTGCCTTGCCGTTGACAAGCGTGCAGGCCTGCTTCAGGAAATTAATATCGTCTGATACTACGAGTGCCTTCATCTCATCTCCTCCTTTATCACCTTGACTATCTCGGGTATGCCCTCATCAACTTTTTCGAAGATCTTTTTCTTCCTTTCGCTCTTAGGCGCAAGGTTCGAGATAACGTTTACATTTGAGAACGAACCATCATACTTCTCCATCCTTATAGGCTTACGGCCTGCAGCCATTATCTGGAGGACAGGCGGAAGCCTGGGCTGGTTTATTTCTTGAGTCACCGATACTATAGCAGGCATATCCGCCTCTATCTCTGCGTTTTCGGCCTCGCCGACCTGTGTTATCCTCACGCTCCTGCCGTTTATCGTTATAGAGTTAGCGTTACCTAGGAGCGGAAAACCGGTCATTGCCGAAAGGAGGCCAGGCAGCATTCCTGTATATGAGTCAGCTGACTGATCTCCGAGTACGACAATGTCATACTGCAAATTCTTTAATATACTAGTTATAGCCTTAGCCGTTACTATTGGGTTGCTTCCTTTGTATCCAGTTATTATTATACCTTCGTCTACCCCCATAGCATATGCCTCTTTCATGGCAGCTGTAGACGCCTCTGTCCCAAAAATTATGCCCGTTACTTTGCCCCCATTCTTTTCCTTTAGCTGAACAGCTGCTTCTATGGCGTTTTTGCTTAGGTTCTCAACTCTATAAGGAATGCCTGAAAGAATTGGTTTTCCTTCGCTGTCAGTTTTCATCTGGTCTATGTCTATTATCTGTTTTATGAGAACTATTACGTTAACCATTATTCCAGTATTCGTTGAAAGTGTATATACATTTCTTAGCCGCATACTCTAATTTTTCTATTATTTAGTGGGCAAAAGTGAAAATATAGCATTATAAACTTATATAAATGAAGTTAAAGTGGATCTTTCTCCCTTTCAGCACCACTTAACTTGAAAAGCCTGGGATTTGTTATTACAAGAATTCCTGTAACGAGTGCCATCACTGCGAAACCTACAGATATGAGGAACAACATGTGCCTGCCTACTATCCACAGGATAGAACCCATTAAAGGGGATATAACCATAATTGGATTCCTAAAGAACGCCGTTATTTCCCTGTAGTTTAAGTCTGCTGGGAACTGCGATTTCAGGAATTTCTCAGACCCTATAAAAGCGGCCGGAAAGAAAGAAAGAAATGCCAATGACGCAAAGTAAGATGGAGGAGACATGAAGCTCATGAGGAGAAGACCTACTATAAGCAGTACATCTTTGGATAGATAATAGAAAGACATTATTGGAAGCTGCATAGATAAGTAAAGATAAACGGCAACGGCAGCTACGAAAGAAGCTGTTGCTATAGAAATCATAACAGCGGAATGCGATAGCCCGGATCCGATGCCTGCGGCTATGAGGAACGGGAAGGA
This genomic stretch from Thermoplasma volcanium GSS1 harbors:
- the truD gene encoding tRNA pseudouridine(13) synthase TruD — translated: MNKPENFEEAIEIKRDPEDFSVEEIADIEPDPNGKYTIIKARVRDWDTNRIAAEIARRLHMSRKRVTFAGTKDKRAVKLQYFCINSADVDVASLSGIKDFEVIESFKSSHYLTLGDLIANHFKIRFYGIDPEMFRERYVHIISKGGFPNFFGDQRFGSRRRNTHEIGKLIIKGEYEEAVKKYIYDEKYDKESYRKHFIDTLDYKTALERFPHSLSFERSLIGYYARNGTFKGAFDSLPKNLTIMFVHAYQSYLFNRILDERLKIYGLNAVLPGDIAFPVDAYFNPDKSKPIEVNSYNREKISKLVSSDKIRISLPIFGYKTWIDNSDFGDVEYGILKEEGISQDDFKNKDFAYLSSSGDRRIISAKPINFSLENNVVEFTLGKGIYATVFLSSIGRLKENVYSDSEAEL
- a CDS encoding glycosyltransferase family 2 protein translates to MQTVRTPVLNLGLTFWQIPIILVFLIPVGFTVVSGGSSPITYAIEALWFMGLPVIIIALAGAYKSRDVRLSMFSGKINDTVIFQVPSIARRDLLNALERVISSVIMNAPKNLENWLLNIVIEESSEGKYYLKNKYGKNPRINIIEVPASYKTKNDSLAKSRANQYAIEYLRERGLVNNRTWIYHLDDDTSIGPDTVAAIAEHIFLHGSEYYLAQGILSFPHYLTKSIITRFADSMRPTDDLTRFYFFTNVVKMPLIGLHGENMLVRSDIEESVGWDNGNRAIADDSYFALRFAYMYPGRSSFMPAVTYGSSPSTIRDMLRQRKRWFLNVSNLSFFGNVPLRYRAFMIYSIIFWVGMVIQNVVPILLLLHILGVMKMPIINDEVLGLWAFTLSFWIWFYLSGLKINKEICGDYKHRFMDQLVLVFLYIFVISPLEIVGGLLGFISFLRNEKRFDVVSKPI
- a CDS encoding electron transfer flavoprotein subunit alpha/FixB family protein, which produces MKALVVSDDINFLKQACTLVNGKAEYDAVYVGEGRVSGVGASTLYTVKKGTPYDAVADGILEIMGNYDIIVAGSTEFGREVAGYIAGKTGYYAATEIFSLEFSNGKAKTKRFFYGGKTVIEEESDAKVFTVAPGVIEAKEFESKPEEKDLPIKPSKVRVNKVVPKNAGGVRLEDAKIIVSVGRGIGSKENISKIEPLVNAVKGELAGSRPVCMDYGWLSEDRQVGLSGKKVSPKLYIALGISGQIQHIAGMRNSKTVIAINKDKNAPIFQECDYGIVGDIFAIVPKIVEELKK
- a CDS encoding electron transfer flavoprotein subunit beta/FixA family protein, whose protein sequence is MVNVIVLIKQIIDIDQMKTDSEGKPILSGIPYRVENLSKNAIEAAVQLKEKNGGKVTGIIFGTEASTAAMKEAYAMGVDEGIIITGYKGSNPIVTAKAITSILKNLQYDIVVLGDQSADSYTGMLPGLLSAMTGFPLLGNANSITINGRSVRITQVGEAENAEIEADMPAIVSVTQEINQPRLPPVLQIMAAGRKPIRMEKYDGSFSNVNVISNLAPKSERKKKIFEKVDEGIPEIVKVIKEEMR